In the Sorghum bicolor cultivar BTx623 chromosome 4, Sorghum_bicolor_NCBIv3, whole genome shotgun sequence genome, GAGGTGTACGAGAGCGGCAGGACCCAGGACATGGAGTGGCGGCAGTCGCAGCTCAGGGGCCTCGTCAGGCTcctggaggacgaggaggaggccatCTTCGACGCGCTCCACGAGGACCTGGGCAAGCACCGCGTCGAGGCCTTCAGAGACGAGGTTGGTCGTTGGTTTCTTGCGTTGCGTTGCGTGTCTGAATCTGAATTAATACTCTCTCTGCGTTGTGTGTTCATTGTTGTTATTCGCTCGTGTATATATGTTCAGGTTGGGGTTCTGAAGAAGTCCGTCGTCGACAAGCTGCAAAACCTCAAGAAATGGGCGGCTCCGGAGAAGGCAAGAAAGCTCTCTGGCTAATACATACTAATACACGCAAGGCGGAGCTTAATTTATGCCTGCATGCATGTAGATGGACATGCATGCTGTCAGCTTATTTTATCAGTATATATGGATTATTTCCTCATGACCTTAGGCTGATGCATTTCGTCATGCCTTGACACTTTGTGATTACAGGCTCACACGCCGCTCGTCGCCTTCCCGGCGACGGCGCTGGTGGTGCCGGAGCCGCTCGGGGTTGTGCTCATCTTCTCATGCTGGAATCTCCCAATAGGTGAGAGGCCGACGATGAACTAGATCTTTGCTTTACATTAGGCGTGCTTGCAGCGAACAATAAGATTAAATGTCGTTCTCTCTAGAAACTGGGAGAGCTACTGATGAACTGATCTGACTGAATGACTCTCCGAGCATTAATAAACCCCACGCTAGTTTATTTCTAACTTTTAACAACAAAATAGCTAGCTAGGGACTGAAAGGCAATTGTATATATGTTGGTTAGACATCACATCATCGTATCAGTTTCAAGCATAACTCGCTAGAACTAACGATTAAGTGAGTCGCATTGGTGACCCACAAGAAATGTATGACCGTGTGTTTGTGTCAAGTGTGTGGTGCAAAATTTGCCAACCTACACAACTTCACAAAGGATAGCTTCATTAATTACTTTTGCAACAAGATCCTCAGTTACATCGAGTTGGACCCTAGTCAAAGTTAGATAGCACTTTCTCCTATCACAATTCATTCACAACTAAATTAAGTTCACCTAGATTTGCTCGATCTAAGTCAAACTGATTACCTTTTGCTAACGATTTCTAAAATTTTACATACGACAACACAAAATTAATACTAGAATGTTTTTTTTCCATTAAAGCCTATTTAAGTGCCATATATATCGATGATTGCGTCGTTTCAATAGCTGTTCAAAATAATATAACACTAGTAAGAGACAGTTTTAAGCACTTTCCTAGGTATTGGTTTTACTCTATGTAGTACTGGACTCTATTGATTGTGCAATTTAGATGTGTTTTATTAAAcgtctaagagcatctctaacagTTTGGTAAATGACTTTCcatctataatttttttaagtAAAATGAGGAAAAaccctctccaacagtttgacaTCCTAATTCACCATCTTTTCTAACTTGACATATCTCTTTATCTAGCGTGCAAATATGTGCATGGGCTCCATGCTTGGTATCGGTGTTTCTCCTCATGCTTAACGGAGCTCTTCGTTTGTTTAGCTAGGCTCTTCGTTAGCTTAGCGGGGCTCTTTATTTCGTTAGCAGGTTTTTGGAAACGAAATTtgtcaaactgttggagatgagattttttttctctctccatATTACTTTGGGAGTTGACTAACAACAAGATTTGGAAAACAAATTTTACCAAACGGTTAGAGATGCTCCGAGAGCGGTACTATACTCGCACTGTCGCACAGCATGAATTGGCCAAGAACCTAACGAAAAAGGTCCAACCCAAGGTCCAAATGGTCGCTACACACTACCAAACTACAGTACACAAGCTAGTGTAATCATTGGTGAAGAGCTAGCGTAATAGCCGTGTCTCGTGACTTAACCAATCTGTCTGATGGCGACAGTGCGTATGCGTCACCTTTGTGAATTATGACAGGCAAGTAGATCTCGAACATGTTCTCCTTGTCCTTAGGCTAGCTGATGGTTGGACTTTTAGCACACAAATCGGTGAAAGGTCGTGTTGAATCTATCCGtcattcaataatatttttattttacaatAAATTAATAAACTTTCAATTATGACTTACAACTCCTTACTATCACAGCCGACTGCCCTcacccttttttttttaaaaaaaaagtaaattgcTGGTGCACCAGTGATGAGAAGAACCGAAGTTGAGATGAAATAGAGCCGCGATTGATATGATAACCAAATCATATCATCATCGACCTTCGCTCATGCAAACGGCAAATaaaaccaccaccaccacccaccATGTTTCTGATGCTGGTTTCACGCGCGCGCAGGCCTAGCTCTGGAACCTCTCTCGGGAGCCCTGGCGGCCGGGAACGCTGCGGTGGTGAAGCCATCGGAGCTGGCGCCGTCCACGTCGGCGTTCCTGGCGGCCAACATACCCAAGTACCTGGACTCCAAGGCCGTGAAGGTCGTCGAGGGCGGGCCTGAGGTCGGGGACAAGCTCATGGACTACCCATGGGACAAGGTCCTCTTCACTGGTAATCAATCAACTACAGTCTAGCCTCTGAACAGTACCTGCTTGCATTTTCTTGCATGAGCGTATATCTGACCCTGCATCGGATCATTTCTCAGGCAGCAGCCGTGTTGGGCGCCTGATCATGACCAAGGCCGCCAAGCACCTCACCCCGGTGGCGCTAGAGCTCGGCTCCAAATGCCCCTGCATCGTCGACTGGCTTGACAGCAACAGGGACAGCCAGGTAAGCTAAGCTCCTCCCCCCACACTGTCTTGTGCTCTTCACAATTGTTCAGTCTTGCAACAGCAGCGGCTGCTGTACGTGTTCCAATCCAAGCCTCTAATTGATCTTACCATGTGTACCACGTGGACTATACTGCAACAATCAGATAGCTGTTAATCGCATTATTGGAGCGAAATGGTCCACCTGCTCCGGCCAAGCCTGCATCGCCATCGACTACCTGCTGGTGGAGGAGGAATTCGCTCCGATTCTGGTCTGCCTCTGCCTCGGCCCCCAATATCAGTGTATCATATGATATCTTCTGCTCTAGCATGTTACCTCAACTGATCTGACAACAACGCTTGTTTGTTCCCCCTGATGGATGAATGAAGATCGAGATGCTCAAATCAACGCTCGAGAGGTTCTTCACCAGGCCAGAGTACATGGCGCGCATTCTGAACGAGAAGCATTTCCAGAGGCTCAGTGGCTTCCTGGCCGACCGCAGGGTGGCGTCCTCCGTCGTCCATGGCGGGCACTTCAACCCCAAGACACTGTAAGGCACCCAACGCAAACGAGTGTCCCTGTCACCACAGAAACTGACGCCTCTGCTTGACGACATGTTTCCCGATTGCATGTGTTGTGCAGGAGCATCGAGCCCACACTTCTGCTGAACCCTCCGCTTGACTCGGACATCATGACGGAGGAGATATTCGGCCCGCTGCTCCCGATCATCACGGTGAAGAAGATCGAAGACAGCATCAAGTTCCTCAAGTCGAAGCCGAAGCCGCTGGCGATCTACGCCTTCACCAGGAACGAGAAGCTCAAGCAGCGGATCATCGACGAGACGTCGTCGGGGAGCGTCACCTTCAACGACGCCATCGTGCAGGTGCGCAACGACAATCAATCAATCCTAGGGGCCGTGGCTGACACTGACCTCTTTCTCCTGCACTGCACCTTCTTCTGCTGAAACAAATGCACACACACGAGTTTCTGAACTTTCTCCTGCAAACGACGTTTGCTTGCTTGCAGTATGGGCTGGACAGCATCCCGTTCGGTGGCGTAGGGCACAGTGGGTTCGGGCAGTACCACGGCAAGTACACGTTCGAGATGTTCAGCCACAAGAAGGCGGTGCTCAAGAGGAGCCTCCTCGTCGAATTCATGTTCCGGTACCCGCCGTGGGACGAGACCAAGATCGGGATGCTCAGGCGCGTCTACCGTTTCGACTACGTCTCGCTCTTCCTCGCGATCGTCGGCCTAAGGAGATAAAAGCAGCCGGCGGTGATGAGTGAATAATCCAGCAGACAGAATTTACCACTACAGTTGCTAATGGACAAGTTTGAGCAGCAACGGTTATGGATTCgtttatatatatactactgGTCGATGAATACAACAAAGCGTCTATACTGTTGTTTTGTACGTGTCTGTCAAAAGATTTAAGAATAATCGATTATCCTTTTAGTTTGTGCTTTTCTTGAACAACAGGACATATTGCAACCCACTCAGGCTAGGCTATCTCATTGCGAAATATTGTAAGCATTAAGGATGTTTGGTTTGAAACCTGGCTGGCCTAGGCTAGGAGGTGCTGGCCACGCACGTCAATCCAAATCCAACCCAAGACATCCAAAATCGGACACGAGGTCCCAAAGCAAACAAGCCCTCACCGTTTATCTCAATTAGACCCAAGCACATCCAAAATCGGACACCACGCACCAGATCCTAAAGCAAACAAGCCCTTATTGCTTCGGCCTTATCGCTCGACTGATAAGCCAtagctgaaagtactgttcgctaattcgttgtaagagaaaaacattgaTGAATGACTAGCAGATTCAGCAGATTAGACCCTAGGAAAGCTGCCTGGCTAGGCATCCCATGCGTCCAATTTTGACTAGCAGTAATTGTAGTCAACAACCAAACAATATATAAATGACTGACACTTGTTCCCTTCAATCCCTTAATTATTGTTCTTTGGACAAGGTTGAGGTAAaacttttaaactttgactatcAATAAcacttaaaatatttctaaagaCATTAAGAAAACATGTGGCAATTAGTAGTTTTTAAAAAAGGCTTCAATAAAATTACACATTTGTTCATTTTTCTATAATATTGTAACAGAAATAACAGTCAAAGTTTTGTTGGGGAGGATGTGTCACTGTATGAAACAACAAAGATTCTGAAAGTGAATAGTTGTTCTTTTTATGATTTGGCATGGAATTAAAGAAAAGAGATGAGAACAGTACCCACCTATGGTTTTAGATAGAGTGACATGGTACAATGTACCGGGAAAAGTCTAGGGAGAACCAAACAAGGTAAAAGGTACTCCCACCATTTCAAATTAAAGTTGTTTTGGCTTTTTAAGTCCATAACTTTTGATGTGGATCTAGATATATgctgtctaagatacatataaAAGATTATGTACCTATAAAAGCCAAAaccacttataatttggaatggagataGCAATAAAGTCATCGGAAGTTAAGGAATGTTACTGATGATACCTAGTTCGAATATACTGTACAAGTATACAACTAGTAGTTCATTGACCTACCTATACTAATTTCAATACTGAACAAGGTAAACCAACCAAATTCCATTCATAAGACATAGATGGGTAAGTAGAAATTATATGCAATTGAAGAGATCACACAAATCCAGCAGTACAGATGGTTGTCGCAACACTACCATGCTCACACATTCTGTCAGCCCTAAACAGAAAAGAACACCCCTCCCATACATATACTCACGTGTTCTTGACAGTGCAAGCTTGTCCAGTGATCCATCATTGTGACTGACTCTTCCCAAGAAGTTTCTCGAGCTGTCCATTTGAAAGTGCATTTACTGTATCTGCAATTATATAGCAAACAAAAATGTTGACTGTTGGTATCGACCAAGGTCGCAGTATGCTTAAATAGTTACATGGAAACAACAGTGCAACTGAAGGTTTAAGAGCACTCAAGGTTTTTAAACACTAACCGTCCGCGCCACCAACATGCTGGCCATTGACAAACACCTGTGGCACAGTACGACGCCCAACTAGGTCCAGGAGAACATTTTGAATGTCACGCCCATCCTCTGCATGGCATTGTATTAGGCTTTGTAATCCTTGCCGATAAACCAAACAAAGTACGCGATTGCATTGAAGTTGCATACAAATCAAGGATGATTACCTCGGGTATCTAGTTCAACAACATATGGGTCTTCCTTGAGATCTCGAAATATACGCTTAGCACGCATGGAGTGGCTATGAGAAAGGGAGCAAAGGAGCATTTAGTAGTAACAAAAGTAACCACTACAAGTACTTGATACTGGAAAAATAATCAGACCATGAAAAGAAGtgttctgttttcttttcaaattttaaTTTAGGTACAAGTCCAGGAGTTCAGTTCACCTGGCATCAATACCATCACATTATCTGATAACCTTACTAGAGCTAAAAGCATTGGAGTAATTGTCCATTATGTGCTTGTATAGCAGTACCAATTTTCATGAATACACAGGAGAGCCCTGTATCTTTGCATTAAGTCTATAGCAGTAACCCAAGTGAAAGAGATAAAGATCAATATCCAAGTGGAACATGATACAGGAAATGAAAAGGGAGAACCCTTGATGTAAGTAAAATGCTTCTCTGATAAAGCAACAGCAACCATAATGTTGTTTTGTGCTGGCACACTGGATTTCCCTGAGGAAATGGAAGAAATAACAGCCAGCATCGTGCCCTAACAGAAAGGGCATAGTAGGCAGGGAAAGAGATAGTAAAACAAAGTCTATCGAGGTACAAAACAAAAACGACCCCCTTCCCATGAATGGACAGTGAGAACACGGTAGGCAGGGAAGATGAGGGCATGTTAACAGGGGATTCTCACTGTTCTCTGATTCAACAAGGGTGAGTTTTGAGAAGGTCCTTAAGTTGGATTTTCACCAAAAAATGCTTTACAAAGACACTACAAGATATACCTGCTCAATATACACAATGCTTGTAGCAAGCATATTtaccaaaaaaaacaaaaaaaactcctTCCCTGTATTTACCCTTTTTCTGATAAATACAAATTACAAATCAATATACCAAACATCTAGGTTTCATAAGCTGCAATAAAAACATGAAAATGGCATATGAATATAACCTTGTGGACCATGGTCTATGGTGCCTACTGTACTTCTGACCACAGAATAGGAATAAACCAATCTTATAAATTCAAACTCATCTATAGCTTCTGTCATGAAAACTAAGTCAGTTTatttcaaaaaaagaaaaaactaagTCCGAAACAAACAATACTAAAATAACTTCACGTGCAACCATGGTGTGCGTGTCTAGGTAGAACCATACAACAAGTCAGTTCAAATCCAAATCATCACTCTGCAAGTAACAGGCCAACTGGCTACTGGTCAGCTAAAGACAGTTGGGCTTGTTAGGTCTGTGAACAAAATAGTTCTCCCACATGATACAATAGTATACACTATAATTCACATGAAGTGCTGATCCACAACAGTATGATCTGAACCTATAGCCTAGTACAGCCTATTCTACTTGTAATAGAGTGTAGACCAGCATCTTATGCCATAAACTAGAGCAACATAATCTGCAGAACAAAGTAATCGTCACGGTGTTATACTGTTATTAAGATTCACCGGACCAGACCCATGTTTCATCAGAACATGAAACAGTTCCTGGGTtccatttttctatttttttagcAGCTAAACAGCCCCCGATTTGCACCGCAGGAACCACATCCGCAATAGCACTGAACGAAACCCAACCAATTGCACCGGAACTGTCCTAATTCGCACCCCAACCATCTGCAAAATCCATCCGATTCACTATATAAACCCAAAGCCTTCGCCAAGCAAAACAGCTGCTAGACTGTGAGCTTGATGGGATCTGAACTGCGCGCTTAGTTACACTCGGCTGCCCGTGCCGCCGTGGACCCCGAAGATCTCCCAGATTTCCAGGCCGAAAGCGAGCAAAGCAGAGAGAGCGGTATGCCGAAGCGGTTGGTGTTTGGGTGGGAGGACTTACGGGCAGTAGGTCTTGGAGAAGATGGTGATGCGGTTGGAGTAGATGGCGTTCTGGACGAAAGCCGACGGCGACCGCGTCGCCGCCGCGAACTCCGCCGcggcgaggaggaagaagacggGAAACGCCAATCTGACCAGAGCCATGCCCCCCCTTCTGAATCGACAGACCCAACCCGTTGCTCTCCCGTCTTTTTCCAGGAAGGCCGAAGAAGGCCACGCAGTTTGTTTTCCTTTTAATTTCCCTTCCTTTTTtaggctttttttttttgagaaacccTTCCCTTTTTTTAGTGGAAGACCCGCCGCCATTCAGTTCCCATTGGGCTTTTGTATTTCGCGTAGGCTTTGGGCCCATAAGATGTCCTATATGATGCAACTCtcaatttcttttttcttttttgaacaAACAGGCACGAAGGTGTGGCTATTTCATTGGTAGAGAAATAAATGCACTCGGGAGCCTGGAAAGAGGCAAAAAAGATTCTACCCTCGCGATAGAAGGCTCGCTAGGCTTTTTTATCTTGTAGCAATCCACGTTATGACCTCATTCTTTATTTTGATCAACAGGGCAAGAGGCGAGGCTTCTCGGAGCCTGTTTGTTTAGATTTTTTTGAGAGCTTTTGAATATCAATTTTGGAACCTTCCAAAAGCCAGGTTATGAGAGCTTTTTGGCTTTTGAAAGGTCCAAAAAATGATGTCCAAAAGCTCCCAAGAAGCTAAAATAAATAAGGCTTGAGGTTTCCAAAATCCAAAGGAGGATGAGGCTCCTACATGCCTTTCATAAGAATGTCGAGCATGGTGGAAATCTTTGTTCCACCATTGAATTGTGGAGTCGCTTACTTGCCAGTTTCGTGGACTTAAATTCACTTGACCTATGTAGCTAGGAGGCATCCAAACTTCACCAAGTATACATGGTTTAATCGTTCTGGGGATATCTTGGGCTGTGCGGATAGTTGCGCCTCCCTATTTTGATCTGAGTCCAAATGGGATTTTGGATAATAAACCATGTATAAAATTTTCAAAGGAGAGCAAATAGTCTACTTTGGCCCCTTTAAAAAAGTCTAGTTTGGTAATGGTGTGAAGAAACCAAATGCTCTCTCTTGTAGGAGAGG is a window encoding:
- the LOC8078880 gene encoding aldehyde dehydrogenase family 3 member F1, whose amino-acid sequence is MGSVPEETAALDNIGDLVSDLREVYESGRTQDMEWRQSQLRGLVRLLEDEEEAIFDALHEDLGKHRVEAFRDEVGVLKKSVVDKLQNLKKWAAPEKAHTPLVAFPATALVVPEPLGVVLIFSCWNLPIGLALEPLSGALAAGNAAVVKPSELAPSTSAFLAANIPKYLDSKAVKVVEGGPEVGDKLMDYPWDKVLFTGSSRVGRLIMTKAAKHLTPVALELGSKCPCIVDWLDSNRDSQIAVNRIIGAKWSTCSGQACIAIDYLLVEEEFAPILIEMLKSTLERFFTRPEYMARILNEKHFQRLSGFLADRRVASSVVHGGHFNPKTLSIEPTLLLNPPLDSDIMTEEIFGPLLPIITVKKIEDSIKFLKSKPKPLAIYAFTRNEKLKQRIIDETSSGSVTFNDAIVQYGLDSIPFGGVGHSGFGQYHGKYTFEMFSHKKAVLKRSLLVEFMFRYPPWDETKIGMLRRVYRFDYVSLFLAIVGLRR
- the LOC8075160 gene encoding monothiol glutaredoxin-S6, with product MALVRLAFPVFFLLAAAEFAAATRSPSAFVQNAIYSNRITIFSKTYCPHSMRAKRIFRDLKEDPYVVELDTREDGRDIQNVLLDLVGRRTVPQVFVNGQHVGGADDTVNALSNGQLEKLLGKSQSQ